CAAGGCGCTCGACGAGGGCGCGAATCCGAACGATCTCTTCGATTCGACGGAGGGGTACTGTTCGTGGTCGGCCGATCAGTCGTTCCATATCCGCGTCACCGTCGAGCCCGCCGGGGGTGATGGCGCATGACCCAGATGGGGATGGCTATCGACTTAGAGCGCTGTCAGGGCTGTCGGGCCTGCGTACTGGCCTGCAAGACGGAAAACGACACGCCCCGCGGCGCGTTCTGGATGAACGTCTTCCGCCACGAGGAAGGCGAGTTCCCGGACGTAGACCAGGGCTTTACGCCGAACCCGTGTCATCACTGTTCGGAGCCGTCCTGTGCGGAGGTCTGTCCGACGACGGCCCGCTTCAAGCGGGAGTCGGACGGGATCGTCCTCACGGATTACGACACCTGTATCGGCTGTCGGTACTGCGAGGTCGGCTGTCCGTACGGCGTCAACTACTTCCAGTGGCGTGACTCCCCGGAGGGACAGTACGGCTTCGCAACTGGCGACGAACTCGTCGACGAGGTCCATCAGAACCTACAGGAACTCGACGACGAGTTCGAGGGCAGCGATCGACCGTGGGCCGACCACAGCCTGAGCGAGACCCAGGAGCCACGCGGAAACAAGCTGGGCGGCGGCGACCACAAGGTCGGCACGATGGGCAAGTGTACGTTCTGTGTTCACCGACAGGACGGCGACGACGAGGAGCTCCGGGGGACGACCGCCTGCGAGGAAGTCTGTCCGACCAACGTCATTCACTTCGGAGATATGGAGGATCCGGAGAGCAAGCCCCGCCAGCACCTCGAGGCCAAGGGACGTACACAGCAGTGGAAGATGCTCAAAGAGACCGGCAACGAGCCGAACGTCGTCTATCTCGGCGATCAGCCGACCAGCGACGCTCGAAACATGGAAGACGACTACAAGGATCCGGACGAGGCGATCGACGCCGAGACCGAGCGCGAACCCCAGTACCTCGCGGCCGACGGAGGTGAGATCCAATGAGTGCGATCGATGCGGATATCGAGCGACTCACGGAACCGCTCCGCGGAACCTCGACCAAGTTCTACGTCGCACTCGCCATTGCAGCGATCCTCTCGTTCGCGACGGCGGCCGCGTATTTCACCCAGCTCCGGTTCGGGATGGCCGTCACCGGCCTTCGCGGCTGGGGAACCCAGGGTGGCGTCCCGTGGGGGCTGTACATCGGGACGTTCATCTGGTGGATCGGGATCGCCCACGGCGGCGTTGCGATCTCCGCTGCAGTCAGGTTGTTCGATTTCGAGGAGTTCCTGCCGATCGCCCGAATCGCCGAAATCCTCACCCTGATCGCGCTCCCGATGGCAGCGACGAACATCCTGTTCGACATCGGCCGCCCCGACACGCTCTGGGTGATGATCGCCAACTGGCCCTCGACGGTCCAGAGTTCGCCGCTGACCTGGGATATGACGGCGACGTTCCTCTATTTCATTATGGCAGGAACGTACCTCATCATCACGCTGCGAAACGATATCTACGACTGTCGGCAACGCGATACGCTACCGTCGGCCTTTGAGCCACTCTACAAACTGTTGCTGGTCGGCTACCGACCCAGTGAGCGCGAAAAGACCCACCAGATGGCGTGGTGGATGGCGATCGGTATCCTGTTACTCGTCCCGTTGATGAGCGGTGGCGTGGTCCCGTGGCTGTTTGCAACGATGGGAATGCACCCCGGCTGGTTCGGTGCCTCCCACGGACCCGCGATGTTCGCGGAGTCGATGACCTCCGCCATCGCCGCCGTGGTGATCACTGCGGCCGTGTTCCGGTGGGCCTACGGCTGGGACGACGTGATCAGCGACGATATTTTCCGCGGCCTGAACAAGGCGCTGATCGTGCTCGTGCTTGTGACTCTGTGGTTCCTCGCTCAGAGTCTCGTCACCGGCTCCTACCCGGCTGCACCCGCCGACACAGGTCAGATCACCGAGTCGCTCGTGAGCGGCGGTATGGCGGTGCCGTTCTGGCTCTCCGTCGGCGGCCTGCTCATCGGACTGGGGTACTTCGTCGCGCAGGCGCTCCAACCGTCGCTGTTCAGCGTCGCAGCCTCGGTGGTCGCCGCCGTCCTCGTGACCACGGCGATCCTGCTGAAGAAGATCGTCTTCGTCGTCGAAGGGCTGCTTTACCCGACGCAAGAGCCACTCGCAAGTATGTTTACCGAAAACAGTTACTGGCCGACACTCACCGAATTGACGATGGCGTTCGGAACGATCGCCGTTGCCGTGCTCATCTTCCTCGTGGTCACGAAAATGATCCCGATCGTCGAACTCGAGCACGCCAGAGCGCCACCTGATGAGACCGAAGACGCCGACGCGGAGGTGACCGACGCATGAGCCTCGGTCTGTGGGTAATGTTCGGCCTTGTGCTCGTGCCGCTGTACGTGACGCTGCTCGGCTGGTTCCTCGGGGAGCCGCGAGATCACCGAACTGCCGGCATCGGCGTCGGGATCCTGGCAGGTCTGCTCCTGTTGATGATCCTCGGCGCGCTCATCCCGATCGGCTTCCAGGTGATCATCCCCGGATGATCACACCGCCGATCCCGTATCGACATGCAACCGCCGTTTCGTCGGAGTACCGGATGCGACGCCATCGTTCCGTTATGAAACTGCACCCTTCCGAACGACCACACGATCTATGAACCGAGACCCGCAGACAACTGAAGAGGCGGACCTGACTGAGATCGGTGCGCTGCTGGCACCGGCCTACCGAACGCTCGGACAGCTCTACCTCGAGCCACCCGCGGAGCCAACGGTCGACGCGATCCGAACGTGGTGTGAACGAGTCACTGACGGATCGCTTCCACCGGACATAGAGGAGGCCGTCGATACCATCGGAACAGCCGAAACCGACCCCGATACCCTCCGGTCTGCGTTTACGAGACTGTTACAGGGCGTCAGCTACGGCGAGTCGACGCCGCCGCCGTACGAATCGATGTACGTCGACGAGATGCTCAACGGCCCGAGCACGACCGAAGTCGAGGCGTTTTACTTCGAGATGGGAGTCGACCTCGCCGTCGAGGACGAACTGATCGATCACGCGGGTTACGAGCTGTCGTTCCTCGCCGAACTCTGTGAACGCGGCGACCGGGAGGCCCAACTCGGGTTCATCAGAACGCATCTCGGGGACTGGTTACCCGAATTTCACGAGGTCGCGATGGATGAACGCGGGGGCGGCGAGCCGCCGGCGTTCTACCGCGGCGTCTTCTCGCTGACCGAATCGCTGCTCGAGTTACACGCCGAAATGCTGGAGGAAGACGATGACTGACGACGCCGATGTTGGCGCGTTCGTCTGCTCGTGTGCCGACACCTGCGACATCGACCTCGAGACGGCTCGCGAGCGGGTCGACGGCGTCTCGATGGCGGCGAGCTCCGATCTCCTCTGTGAGGGAGACACCGTCCGTGACGTCTGCAGCGTCGTCGAGGATCGCGACCTCGAGGAGCTCATCCTCACCTGTCCCGCCGCAGCGGGACAGGAACGACTCGAGCGCATCGAACGGGAGACCGGGGCGACCGTCCACTTCGTCGACCAGCGCGAGGGGGCTGGCTGGGTCCACGACGAGCCGGCGGCCACGGAGAAGACGGCACGGCTAGTCAACGCCGCCCGTGCGGGACTCGACGTCGGCAGCGAGCCCACCCCGATCGGCGAAACCGTCGGGCGATCCGTCGCCGTCGTCGGCGACGCACAACTGGCCGCCGCCATGCCGGAATCCGCCGAGGTCTCGCTGATCGCAGACGGACGGGAGTTCGACGACGTTAGTACCGATCTCTCGGACGTCCGATTCGAGCGCGGCCGCGTCCTCGATGTCTCGGGCTCGCTCGGGGAGATCGAAGTCACGCTCGAGGCGCGAGTTACAGAGGACTGTATCGACTGCATGGACTGCGTCCGCGTCGATCCCGATGACGTGGTCACGCGGACACCGATCGACATCAGTCCGGACGCCTCGGGCGGCGAGTGGACCGACGTCTGCCCGACCGATGCGATCGATCTCGAGGGCGTCCGGCGAACCGTTTCGTTCGACCAGGTCGTCCACCCGGGGGGCGAGGACAACACCCCCGGAGGAACCACCGGCTACCACACCGACGCCGATCTCGGGACGATCGCGGCCGTCAGCGACCTGCTAGAGCCCGATCGGTCGTCGTTCCTCGATCTCGAGATGGACGTCTGTGCCTCGGGTGACTCCGGACAGGAGGGGTGTCGGGCCTGTTACGACGCCTGTCCCCACGATGCGGTGTCGAAGCCCGCACCGCACGAAGTGGAGTTCGATCTTTCGGCCTGCCAGAACTGCGGGGCCTGTACGAGTTCCTGTCCAACCGGGGCGGTCGACCTCGCGGACCGATCCAACGAGCGGATCGCTCGCGAGGTCGAAGCGCTCGTCGACGAGGAACCGAGCGGGGGGCTGCTCGACTGGTCGTCGACGACCGCAATCGACCCGCAAGTCGTCGCGTTTGTCTGTTCGGAGCGGGCCGAGACGGCGCTGTCGAGATACGGTCAGATGGCCGCAAGCGGCCGGGAAGACGTTTCCTACCCGCCGATCCTTCCCGTTCGCGTGAACTGTACCGACACGGTCGGGCAGGCCCACGTCCTGCACGCGCTCGCTGCCGGTGCCGACGGCGTGACGATCGTCGGCTGTGGCAACGACTGTGCGCACTCCGGTCCCGATCCGAAAGCCGAACTTGTCGAGCGGTTGAACGCCGCGACGACCGATCTCGGACTAGGCGAGCGCGTCAGGTTCCTCGCACCCAATTCCGAGACGTCTGGCGAGTTCGCCCACTCGCTGTCGGCGTTCGTCGAGGAACTGACGGAAACGCCGATCCCGCCGGGCGAACACGAGGCTTCGGGGACGTCCCTCACCGCCGAGGACGACCTGCCCGCCTACGGCAACCGTGTTTGGTCCCTCGAGAGCATCCGGACGATCCTCGAGTACGTCGACCCCGGACGGGAGCGGATCCGCGGCCTCGAAAACTTCGGGACGATGTCGGTCAGCGACGCCTGCGGCCTGACTCCGACCTGCGCGAACCTCTGTCCGACCGGCGCGATCCGCCGGGAGGACGGCGAGGGAACGCTCGAGTTCAGCCACGAGCGGTGCGTCGACTGCGGGCTCTGTGAGACCGGCTGTCCCGAGAGCGCGATCACGATGGAGACGGGCCTCGACATCGAACTCTTGCCGGAGGAAAACGGCGGCGACGCCTGGACGACCGTCCACGAAGCGGAGCTGTTCGAGTGTCGAAGCTGTGGCGCGGTCGTCGCCAGCGTCTCGACCGTCGAGGACCTGAAAGCCCAACTTCCGGACGGGCAGATGGACGGCGTCGAGGGCCACATGGCGGAGTACTGTAGCGACTGTAAGGGCGATCTTGCGTTCAAATTATGAACACGACCGACTCGACGACACGACTCACGACGGACCGACCGATGGCCGACAACCGACCGAGAAATCTTCCCGGGGTGACACGACCATGACCGTCACCGAATCACGGCTTCGCGAGCGACTCCGAGACGTCGAGGACCCTGCTCTCGGTATCGACATCGTCTCGTTGGGGCTGGTCACCGACCTCCGCATCGACGACGGCGTCGCCGAGATCACCCTCGCGTTCAACGCGCCCTACGCGACCGACGAGATGGAGATGGGTGACCGAATCCGAGAGGTCGCCGCCGACCTCGGCCTCGAGACCAGACTATCCGTGACCGTTCCTCAGCGCGATTCCGCGAACCCGCTTCCCGGTGTGCGAAACGTTATCGCCGTCTCCTCCGGGAAGGGTGGCGTCGGCAAGACGACCGTCGCGACGAACCTCGCGGCCGGACTCGCCGACGAGGGAGCACGTGTCGGCCTGCTCGACGGCGACATTTACGGCCCAAACGTCCCGAAGATGATCGGGATCGACGGCGAACCGGGGATGACCGACGACGGGAGCCTGGTACCGCCGGAGGCCTACGGCGTGAAGGTGATCAGCATGGCATTTCTGACTCGAGACGGCGACGATCCGGCCGTGTTGCGGGGGCCGATGGTCGACAAGATCCTCATCCGACTCATCGAGGACGTCGAGTGGGGCCGGCTCGATTACCTCGTGGTCGATCTCCCGCCGGGGACCGGCGACGCCCAGCTCACGCTGGTTCAGACGCTGCCGGTGGCCGGCTCCGTCGTCGTAACGACGCCCGAAGACGTCGCCCTCGACGACGTCCGAAAGGGGATCGAGATGTTCCGGAACCACGACACGCCCGTCCTCGGAATCGCCGAGAACATGAGTGCGTACCACTGTCCTGACTGCGGCGGCGAACACGCCCTGTTCGGCAGCGGCGGCGGCCGAGAGGTCGCCGAGACGTACGGCGTCCCGCTGCTCGAGGAGATTCCGATGAACCCCGAAATCAGGACCCGGAGCGATGACGGCGCCCCGGTCGTCTGTTGGGATACCGATGCTTCGGAGCCGTTCGAGGCCCTCGTCGAGTCGGTCGCCAACCGGGTCGGAGCGGTCAATCGGGCCGCCGTCGCCGGTATCGATCCTGACGATCCCGATCCCGACGATCTCTCGACGCCGGCGAGCTACGGCGGGCTCGAGAACGAGGCCGGGACCGACTCGACGACTGATCCCGACGGGACATCAGCCGAGGCCGACCCGGACATCTCGGTCGACGGCGACGCGTCGAGCGCCGAGACGACGAACGCGGACGAACGGGACACTGAGGACGATTCGGATGGAGCGGAACCTTCACTCGGCGGGCTGGACGTCTCCGATCGCGGCTAGCCCGTTACAGCGGTCGGAGCGGTCAGCAGTCAGCCTAGTTGATGGACGGTGGCTGCTGTTGACAACCGGGCGGTCGGTACCAACACGCTCCGAAAGCGAGCGCTTACGGTGTAGGCTTCCGCGTCGACTCGAGTTCGTCGAACAACTCGCACACTCGAGTCTCGATCTCGTCGCGGACCTCGCGCACCGTCTCGTGATCGCTTCCGTGTGGGTCCTCGAGCCCCGGTCGCGGTTCTCGCCGCTCCAGGTCGCCGGACAGACCCACTCGGCCGAACAGCCCATCGTCACGACGTACTCGCAGTCTTGCAGTTCCTTCTGGGTGATCTCACGGGGTGTCCGATCCCCGAGGTCGATCTCACGCGCGGCCATGACATTGACGACTTCTTCGTGGACCCGCTCGGCTGGCTGTATACCGCCGGTTACGACGGTGATCGTATCCTCGAGATTCCGGTTTGCGCGTTCGCGTTCGCCGAAGGCAGCAGCCATCTGACTTCGTTCAGCGTGCTGGACGCAGACAAACGCGACGTTCATGTGGTATGGGAGACGCACCCGGTGAAAACGCGTTCCGGTAGGGCTCGAGTCATTTTTCGGTCCGGCCTGAGAGAGTCGCTCGGCGGTCGAACGCCGCGCCCGGGAGTTGTTCGACGACCTCGAGACGGGCCGCTGAGAGGTACCACGATTCGGACACCGAGACGCAGATCCGGACACCGTGTGGTACACTCTCTCGCTGCGTATTCGGGGGTCGGAGCGCGAGTATAGCTCGCAACCTTTATCAAGCGCACGACGGAACCTCTACCTAAGATTACTTACCGTCTTATGGCAGGAACTCAACAACCGGAGGTGAACATCGGGCTCGTCGGTCACGTCGACCACGGCAAGACGACGCTAGTCCAGGCGCTCAGCGGCTCCTGGACCGACCAGCACTCAGAGGAGATGAAACGCGGGATCTCCATCAGGCTGGGCTACGCGGACGCGACGTTTCGTCACTGCGAGGGAGCCGAGGAACCCGAATGTTACACCGTCGAGGAGGAGTGTCCGGACGGCTCCGAAAGCGAGCCGCTTCGGACCGTGTCGTTCGTCGACGCCCCGGGTCACGAGACCCTGATGGCGACGATGCTCTCGGGTGCATCGCTGATGGACGGCGCCGTCCTGGTCGTCAGCGCCAGCGAGTCCGTCCCCCAGCCCCAGACCGAAGAGCACCTGATGGCGCTCGACATCATCGGCATCGACAACATCGTCATCGCTCAGAACAAGGTCGACCTCGTCGATAGCGAGACGGCTCGAGACAACTACGAACAGATCCAGGAGTTCGTCGAAGGGACGGTCGCCGAAGGCGCGCCAGTCGTTCCTGTCTCGGCCGGCCAGGAGGTCAACATAGACCTGCTGATTCAGGCGATCGAGGAGGAGATTCCGACGCCGGAGCGGGATCCCAACGCCGACCCACGGATGCACGTCGCCCGCAGTTTCGACATCAACAAACCGGGGACGACCTACGAGGATCTCGCCGGTGGTGTCCTCGGCGGCAGCCTGGTGCAGGGCGAGCTCTCGGTCGACGACGAGATCGAGATCAAGCCCGGTCGCGAGGTCGAAGAGGGTGGCCAAACCGAGTACGTCCCGATCGAGACGACGATCCGCTCGTTGCAAGCCGGCGGCGAGACGGTCGACACGGTCAGCCCGGGCGGCTTACTCGGCGTCGGTACCGGACTCGATCCGGCGCTGACGAAAGGCGACGCGCTGGCCGGCCGACTGGCCGGTCCGCCGGGCTCGCTCCCGCCGACGTGGCAGGAGTTCACGATGGAGGTCGACCTGCTCGAGCGCGTCGTCGGCGCGGAAAGCGGCGAGACGGTCGACGAGATCAGCACCGGCGAGCCCCTGATGATGACCGTCGGGACGGCGACGACCGTCGGCGCGGTCACCAGCGCTCGCGAGGGTGAGTGCGAGGTCAACCTCAAACGACCCGTCGCCGCCGAACCAGGGGCAAAGATCGCGATCAACCGCCGCATCGGCGCGCGCTGGCGGCTGATCGGGCTCGGAACGCTCACGGAGTAACGCCGACGGAAGACGAATGAGCACGCCGACGCGGGTCGCACTCGATACGAGTGCCCTCATGATGCCGGTCGAACTCGACGTCCGGTTGTTCGACGAACTCGATCGACTCGTCGACGCCTACGAGCCGACGATCCCACAGGCCGTCGTCGAAGAACTCCGCCGCCTCTCCGAGAAGGGCGGCACCGAGGGAACGGCCGCGAACGTCGGGCACGACCTGGCGACCGAACGCTGTCTCGTCGTCGACACGGAGGCGTCGTACGCCGACGACGCGCTGGTCGAACTCGCCCGCGAGGGAGGAGTCGACTACGTCGTCACGAACGACCGCCCGCTGGGCGACCGGATACTCGCGGCGAGCGTACCGGTAATTGCATTACGCGGGAGAAACAAGTTAGCGATCACTCAACCATAGATGTACAAGCGGGTCACCTTAACGGACACGGTAGAAGTACCGCCCGAGGAGCTCGGCGACGTCTCGCCGAACCTCGTGAAGCGACTGCTGCAGGACAAACTCGAGGGACGCATGGACGAACAGGTCGGCAGCGTCGTCTCGGTCACCAACGTCCACGACATCGGTGAAGGGACGGTGTTGCCGAACCGGCCGGGCGTCTACTACGAAGCGGAGTTCGACGCCGTCACGTTCGATCCACAGATGCAGGAAGTGGTCGACGGCACCGTCGTCGAAGTCGTCGAGTTCGGTGCTTTCGTCGGGATCGGTCCCGTCGACGGACTCCTCCACGTCTCCCAGATCAGCGACGAGTACCTCGCCTACGACGGCGAGAACCAGCAGCTCGCCTCGAACGAATCTAATCGGACGCTGGGCGTCGACGACGCCGTCCGCGCACGGATCGTCACCAAGAGCATCGACGAGCGCAACCCGCGCGACTCGAAGATCGGCCTGACGGCCAAACAGCCGGGGCTCGGCAAGCACGGCTGGCTCGAGGACGACCACGAGAAGCAAGAAGCGGCTGCGGGTGAATAACCATGGCATCGGATCGGCTCGTCTGTCGCGAGTGCCACCGGGTCAACGAACCGGACAACGAGACCTGCGACGCCTGTAACTCCTCGTCGCTGACCGAGGACTGGGCCGGCTACGTCGTTATCGCCCACCCCGAGGAGAGTCAGATCGCGACCGAGATGCAGGTCACCGAATCCGGCGCGTACGCGCTGAAAGTTCGGTAACCGTGACTCGCGACGACACCGCAGACTCCGGGTCCGCCGGTACCGGCCCGGAGTCAGATGATACCGGCGACCAGCTACTGGTTCTCCCCGACGACCTTCGGCACGAACTCAAAGAGCCGATGGGTCCGGTCGAAACCGACGCCGACGTGCTGCTCGAGGCCGTCGACGGCCCGTTGATCGCCGTCGGCGACGTCGTCACCTATCACTTCCTGCAGGCCGGCCGCGCGCCAGATGTCGCGGTGGTCGACGAACGAACCAAACGATCGGCCGTCGACGAGGAGATCCGGGAGACCGTCACCGAATCGACCAGCCTCGAGGCCGTAAACCCGCCCGCGGAGCTCTCGGCCGAGATGATCGAGGCACTTCGCGAGGCCATGACGAGCGACGAGCCGACGACCATTTTGGTCGACGGTGAAGAGGATCTGGTCGCCTTGCCCGCGATCGTCGCCGCGCCTGAGGGTGCGAGCGTCGTCTACGGCCAGCCCGACGAGGGGATGGTCCACGTGAAAGTGAGCGACGAGCACCGAACCGAGATGCGCGCGTTGCTCGAGCGTTTCGAGGGCGATACGGAGCGATTCTGGACGTTGCTCGAGGGCGACTGACCGACTGATTTTCGGCGTCCCGATTCTTACGGCTTATCCGCCGTTGCCGAGCGCCGCCTCGAACACGCGCTGAGCCCGGCCGTAGGCCGCGTTCCGATCCACGATCGGGTCCGGGTAGTCGGGCGCGAGGTCGGCCCGAACGTCGGCAGGAAGCGTCGGCCACTCGATCAGTTGGTCGGCTGGCACCGACTCGAGTTCCGGCACGTACTCGCGGATGAACGCGCCTTCGTCGTCGTACTTGGCGAGTTGGGCGACCGGATCGAAGATGCGAACGTCGACGGAGTCCGTGCCCGTGGAAGCGATCCATTGCCAGCTGCCGGCGTTCGTCGCCGGATCGTGGTCGACGAGTCGGTCACGGAAGTGGGCAGCACCGATCCGCCAGTCGATCAGGAGGTGTTTCGTCAGGAAGCTCGCGACGACCTGTCGGGGCCGGTTGTGGACGTATCCCTCGCGCTCGAGCTGGCGCATTCCGGCGTCGACGAGCGGGTACCCTGTTTCGCCGCGCTTCCAGGCCGCCAGCTCCGCGTCATCGTTGCGCCACGCAATCTCGTTCGGCGGGTCGTTGTAGTTCTCGCTCGCCAGCTCGGGGAATTCGTACAGGAGGAGGTAGTTCCACTCTCGCCAGGAGAGTTCGGAGCCGTATTTTTCGACGTTCCGTCGCTCGCGGCCGTCGACCGACTCGAAGACGTCGGTGACGGCCGCCCAGACCTCCCGGATGCCGATCGTCCCGCCGGCCAGATGCGGCGAGAGTCGGGAGACAGCGTCGGTTGGCTCTGCTACGGCCGCCTCGAGATCGTCTCGTCGGTCCTTGTATTGCGTGATGCCGGACGCACAGAAGGCGTCGAGTCGGTCCCGTGCTGCCGCGGTGCTGGCTTCGGGGAGGTCGATAGCTGTGTCGGTCACCGAGATCGGTTCGTCGTCGCTAATCGAGGCGAGGTCCTCAGCCGTCGGCTCGGCTGCCGGCTCCGGTTTCGGCCGTCGCTGCCAGTCGGCGTGGAACTGGCTGTAGGTCGGATAGCGCGACTCGAGCGTCGTTGGATCGACGAGGACGGAATCGACGTGCGAGGACGAGCCGACGTTCAGGGCGGATTCGACGGCGCGCGCCTGTTCTCGGCGGGTCGGTTCGAAACACTCGTTGGAGACAACGTGGTCGGCATCGTACGCCGCACTGAGGGAGGGGAGGACCTCGGCAGCGGAGCCGGTTCGAACAACGAGGTCGCTTCCACGGTCCCGGTACTGCTCTCTGAGCGTTCGAAGCGCGCGATCGACGAACGCTCGCTTGCGCTCGCCGAGGGTCGCGGTTACTATCGGGTCGATAACGAACACGGGGACCACGGGGCCGTCGTCTCGACTGGCCGCGGCGGCCAGCCCGCAGTTGTCGGCGAGCCGTCGGTCGCGCCGGTGCCAGAACAGATTCATGTCTCGGCTAGCGACTCGAGGAGGTATAGTAGCCACTGGAAGTCAGTGCACACCCGATCGCACGACCGCTATGCGATCGGTGTGTAAATAGTTGCAGTTGTTACTATAATGCCCTCGGCCACCGGAAGGGGTGGCCTGAATCGACCCTCGTTACTCGACGACCGTGTGCTCGAGGGTGCCGATCCCCTCGATTTCGAGTTCCACGGTCGAACCGTCCTCGAGCCACTTGCCCAGTTCCAACCCACAGCCCTCGCCGACGGTCCCGCTTCCGATAACGTCGCCGGGATGGAGTGTCTCGGACTGAGAAACGTGTTCGATGATGTCCGCAAAGGAATGGTACATCTCGTCGACCGTTCCTTCGGACCAGACCTCGCCGTCGATCCGGGCGGTCATGGGTGCCTCGAGGACGTCGATATCGTCCGCGGGGACGAAGTAGGGCCCCAGTCCGTTCGCGAAGTCTTTCCCCTTTGCCGGCCCGAGTCGTCCCTTCATCTCCCGGCCCTGGATGTCGCGGGCGCTGAAGTCGTTGAAGACGGTGTAGCCGGCGATGTACTCTTCGGCCTCGTCAGCGGGAATGTCCCGACCCCGTTTCCCGATCACGGCCGCGATCTCGAGTTCGTAGTCCATGATCGACGAATACGCGGGCCACTGGATCGTCTCGCCGGGCGCGACGACGCTGTCGGCGTTGCCCTTGTAGTACACTGGCAACTCGTACCAGACGTCGTCGATCTCGCCGTCCATGCTGTTCTGGACGTGCTCTTCGATAGCCATGAAGTCGCGCAGCGAGTTCGGTCGGGGAAGCGGCGCGAGCAGGTCGTACTCCCCGGGTTCGTACCGAATAATGGCCCCGCCGGGACCGCGCTTGGCGTCGGTTTCGGCCGCGTACTCGAGGGCGTCTCTCGCGTCATCGATCGCTCTATCGCCGCGCTCGAGGAAGGCGATCATCTCCGGCGGGACGCGGGCGCGGGCGAGGTCGGCGGGTTCGGGTTCGCCCTCGGCCTCGAGGGCCGCGCCGTAGGCTGCGGTGAGATCGACGAGGGTGGCCTGTCCAGCGGATGTGTCCTCGTCCTCGGCCGTCTCAGCGACGGCTCCGATACGTTCGACGGGTCCGACCGCCGTTTTGACTTCGAAGGTAGCGAGTTTCATGCGGTGTCACCTCCGGCGTCCGCCTCGATAAACGCAACCGGTCGAACCCAGCCCGCGCTGCCGTTCTCGATCGTGATCGGGAACGCGACGATCGGGATATCGGTCCTGCGTGGCAGTTCGTCGAGGTTCGCCATCTTCTCGATCTGGCAGTACTCGACCTCGCGACCGGCGAAGTGGGCCGGCCACAGCTCCTCCGACTCGCCCGATTCGACGTACCGCTCACCCATCGCGGTAAAGGGCTTGTCGAAGCCGTAGGCGTCCGTGCCGATCACTTTCACGCCCTGCTCGACGAGGAATTTGGTCCCTTCGGCGCTCATGCCGGGGAACTGGGTGAGATACTCCGGCTGACCCCACAGCTCGTCGGCCCCCGTCTGGATCAGGACGATCTCGCCGGGCGAGAGCTCGTGGTCCAGGTCGTCGAGAGCGTCCTCTATATCCGCCACCGAAATCTCCTCGCCGGGATCCATCCACCGGAAGTCGAGCACGACTGCGTTGCCGCGACACCACTCGAGTGGCACCTCCTCGATCGTCTTCGCCGGTTCGCCGTCGACCTCGGGTCCGTAGT
Above is a window of Natronorubrum tibetense GA33 DNA encoding:
- a CDS encoding 4Fe-4S dicluster domain-containing protein, which produces MTQMGMAIDLERCQGCRACVLACKTENDTPRGAFWMNVFRHEEGEFPDVDQGFTPNPCHHCSEPSCAEVCPTTARFKRESDGIVLTDYDTCIGCRYCEVGCPYGVNYFQWRDSPEGQYGFATGDELVDEVHQNLQELDDEFEGSDRPWADHSLSETQEPRGNKLGGGDHKVGTMGKCTFCVHRQDGDDEELRGTTACEEVCPTNVIHFGDMEDPESKPRQHLEAKGRTQQWKMLKETGNEPNVVYLGDQPTSDARNMEDDYKDPDEAIDAETEREPQYLAADGGEIQ
- the nrfD gene encoding NrfD/PsrC family molybdoenzyme membrane anchor subunit, with amino-acid sequence MSAIDADIERLTEPLRGTSTKFYVALAIAAILSFATAAAYFTQLRFGMAVTGLRGWGTQGGVPWGLYIGTFIWWIGIAHGGVAISAAVRLFDFEEFLPIARIAEILTLIALPMAATNILFDIGRPDTLWVMIANWPSTVQSSPLTWDMTATFLYFIMAGTYLIITLRNDIYDCRQRDTLPSAFEPLYKLLLVGYRPSEREKTHQMAWWMAIGILLLVPLMSGGVVPWLFATMGMHPGWFGASHGPAMFAESMTSAIAAVVITAAVFRWAYGWDDVISDDIFRGLNKALIVLVLVTLWFLAQSLVTGSYPAAPADTGQITESLVSGGMAVPFWLSVGGLLIGLGYFVAQALQPSLFSVAASVVAAVLVTTAILLKKIVFVVEGLLYPTQEPLASMFTENSYWPTLTELTMAFGTIAVAVLIFLVVTKMIPIVELEHARAPPDETEDADAEVTDA
- a CDS encoding TorD/DmsD family molecular chaperone, giving the protein MNRDPQTTEEADLTEIGALLAPAYRTLGQLYLEPPAEPTVDAIRTWCERVTDGSLPPDIEEAVDTIGTAETDPDTLRSAFTRLLQGVSYGESTPPPYESMYVDEMLNGPSTTEVEAFYFEMGVDLAVEDELIDHAGYELSFLAELCERGDREAQLGFIRTHLGDWLPEFHEVAMDERGGGEPPAFYRGVFSLTESLLELHAEMLEEDDD
- a CDS encoding hydrogenase iron-sulfur subunit, with translation MTDDADVGAFVCSCADTCDIDLETARERVDGVSMAASSDLLCEGDTVRDVCSVVEDRDLEELILTCPAAAGQERLERIERETGATVHFVDQREGAGWVHDEPAATEKTARLVNAARAGLDVGSEPTPIGETVGRSVAVVGDAQLAAAMPESAEVSLIADGREFDDVSTDLSDVRFERGRVLDVSGSLGEIEVTLEARVTEDCIDCMDCVRVDPDDVVTRTPIDISPDASGGEWTDVCPTDAIDLEGVRRTVSFDQVVHPGGEDNTPGGTTGYHTDADLGTIAAVSDLLEPDRSSFLDLEMDVCASGDSGQEGCRACYDACPHDAVSKPAPHEVEFDLSACQNCGACTSSCPTGAVDLADRSNERIAREVEALVDEEPSGGLLDWSSTTAIDPQVVAFVCSERAETALSRYGQMAASGREDVSYPPILPVRVNCTDTVGQAHVLHALAAGADGVTIVGCGNDCAHSGPDPKAELVERLNAATTDLGLGERVRFLAPNSETSGEFAHSLSAFVEELTETPIPPGEHEASGTSLTAEDDLPAYGNRVWSLESIRTILEYVDPGRERIRGLENFGTMSVSDACGLTPTCANLCPTGAIRREDGEGTLEFSHERCVDCGLCETGCPESAITMETGLDIELLPEENGGDAWTTVHEAELFECRSCGAVVASVSTVEDLKAQLPDGQMDGVEGHMAEYCSDCKGDLAFKL
- a CDS encoding Mrp/NBP35 family ATP-binding protein — protein: MTVTESRLRERLRDVEDPALGIDIVSLGLVTDLRIDDGVAEITLAFNAPYATDEMEMGDRIREVAADLGLETRLSVTVPQRDSANPLPGVRNVIAVSSGKGGVGKTTVATNLAAGLADEGARVGLLDGDIYGPNVPKMIGIDGEPGMTDDGSLVPPEAYGVKVISMAFLTRDGDDPAVLRGPMVDKILIRLIEDVEWGRLDYLVVDLPPGTGDAQLTLVQTLPVAGSVVVTTPEDVALDDVRKGIEMFRNHDTPVLGIAENMSAYHCPDCGGEHALFGSGGGREVAETYGVPLLEEIPMNPEIRTRSDDGAPVVCWDTDASEPFEALVESVANRVGAVNRAAVAGIDPDDPDPDDLSTPASYGGLENEAGTDSTTDPDGTSAEADPDISVDGDASSAETTNADERDTEDDSDGAEPSLGGLDVSDRG